agtgcagtggtacaatcttggctcactgcaatgtctaactcccaggttcaagcaattctcatgcctcagtctcccaagtagctgggactacaggtgtgcactaccatccagctaatttttgtatttttcagtagagacggggtttcaccatgttggccaagctggtcttgaactcctgacctccagtgatccacccacctaggtctcccaaagtgctgatattacaggtgtcagccaccatgcccagccaaggagGGCCTTTTtagcaagaaaacaacaaaacaatactCATAATGAACTCTCTTGGGATTCCCCACGAGAAGCCTGTAACTGTAATAATGTGAACTTGAGATAGCCTACGGACATGCGTCAAGTGTTAGAATATAACTTCTGTCGTATATACTTAAGTAACATTGAGAGATTTTTCATAGTGTGATTTTTGCCAGGTTATCTTGGAGAACTACTTGCTCCAAGCATTCCTCATATCCAGTTTGAAGGtaagtgaaaacataaaaaaagataaaataaaaggagaaagctACAAATAAACCTTCAAACTCTACTTAAAAAGGTTGAGGAAAATATATACCTGAGGCTTCTGAGGCCTTTGTTGGTTTTTAAGTTAGAGGTCAAAATGGGTGGTTCTTGTGGTCAGATAATCTACTCTTCTAGAAGGCCCCATTGAAACTATCCTGAGGGATGGCTCCTGTGTCTTGTTTTTATTGGTAGCTTCATTCACTGTCTGCCATTCCACTCACtagaaaaacagttttgaaagAGATTTTAAACCGCAACCTCTATTTTCTAAGTGTTCAACAGCATAATACggcaactattaaaaataatttattagataTTTCAAATAACTAAGAGTGGAAttagaatgttcctaacacaaagaaatacataCTTCAGATGATGGATACCCCAATCatcctgatttaatcattacattGTACGCTTGTTTAAAAATGCTACATGTACCCAATAAGTATGTATAAGTAGTAGGTATCCATGATaatcaaatttttttaattgtaactgACAGGAAACAAAAAACCTTCCATGAGAATGGAGCATGATCTATGGGAAAAGGTTTTCCTTCTCTTCAACATGATGGCTAAGTTAACTGTCATACCAccagagaattttttaaatgacccaaTATGCCAGGATAGGGAGGCCATtcacataaaattttttaaaataagcaaacctatcttaaaataaaacagaagatagAGTTCTCTAGTATGAGAGCACTTTTAATGCTTGCAGTCGATTAATGATCATAAGTAACAGGCAAGTATACCTGCTACTGAGTCCTAAAAATGGTTTCcacctatcaaaaaaaaaaaaaaatccaagatcgCAACCAGACCCCTTCCCCCAAAAAGCACTGAAACAAAAGACTGATCTGATTATACAGtcacatgaaaaataaacatctttattttttgcctactttatttcattttttcaaataaaatttaaatctgtACAAAGTATACTGTTACAGTATATATTTTGTAAGAATCAATGCCTAAAATAATCACAATACTTCAATAAGCAGTACAGCAGACCTCGCTAGTTTTCAGCTTTGATATTGAACAAACTCAAGCCGGCTGATGCACAACACGTTTGCTTGGTTTCCACATGGTGAATTCCCAGCACTTAGATGGGAGAACATGACAGCAAATATGGTAATATTACAGCCCGACACACTGCGTTTCTTCATGTGATAataactgcacatatttaatacAGAATGctcaaatttactttttaaattgcatttgctTACTTCTTAGTTGGCaaaattcagcattcttaaatGGGGTCCCCAAACAGTGCAAATTAATGATATTCTAACTGTATATTGGCACATCTCCAATAAGGATTAACTTGTAAACTCAAAGAATATCAACAACTTAGTCCTAAATTTTAACTAATATACATCTGGTCCATTTAACCAAAGTCATTTTGGAAAGATATTAAAGAACAATTCTATTTCTGAAAGGATATTGTTTTGACCATTCTTTAgagaagataaatttttaaattgtcattaaaatgtttcactataaaaattttacaaacttGATTAGAAATTTCAAGATTATGATTCACAGCAGACAAATACAAACTGTATATTCCAACAATACCTATTCTTAGACTTTCAAACAGAGCACAACCATGTCAGCTGTGTTAACTAAAATTCTGAACAGTGTACTAAATTTATAAGTGGTGCTGGGTCTAGCAAGTGTAAATACACAGTATATTTCAATGAAAAGAATTGTCTTCTTTATACTTTATTTGTTTTCCCATAAGGAAACATTAATGTTTACATTCTTTAATAAAGTTAATCTTACATCAGAATATAACTTAATACTGTCAGCAACAGGGACCACACACAGTAAATAAGAAGCACATTTAAAATAAGTCTGATTTCACATAGATTAACATTTGTTGGTTAATAAAATATTGACAGTATTACAATCTTACAATATTTACAGTAAGAAAAATCTAGAGTAATATATACCTTTCACAGCAGGATTCCTTTTTGTAAAATTTCTTCCAGTTTGGGATTGTGTATACACGAAAAGCTCAAAATAAAGCAACTCTGCAATATAATCTTAAAATAATGGCTACTAGGGGGAAATTCTATCACAACCATTGAAAATAATGGTGACTTCTCACGGAGTCTGTGGCATCTGAGAACCCAGTTAATTAACCAAAGTCTTGCTCACATTAGCCTCAGTTACCCAGATTAAAGCAGAACTCCGGCCTTCCCTGACTGCTGAAAACCCAACAGATTTTCTCAACATGCtataaggaaagaggaaaaattgGTTTCAGCTCACACCTCATGGCTGGAAGCCTCCGGAAGCCTCCAGCCAGTGCACACTCCCCGACTTATGCTAAAAGAGGGCCAATTTCATCCCCAAAGCATCACAAGAGTCCACCCTCCAACCACAAGGCACTCTGACACCAAACTCACCCATTCCTCAACTCTTGTGCCCTAGGATAATGCATGAACTTAGCCCATATAATACACACCAGCATCTCAGAGACTTGGGACCAGGGCAAAGAAAGAGACTAGTGTAGTTTGCACTGAGATCAATAAGAAAAATGGGAAGTGATGCACATTTCCAATTAGAATGACAAGAAGAAGACCCACATCCCTAAACTGGAATTTGGCCAGGGCATCAGAGTTAGCACCCCCTCTCTGAGTACCACTAGCGATTAGGATGTGTGCTCTGGGCCTCCTCTAAAAGAGAGCATCTACAGTAAGTAACACAGTATGGGACATTAGTTCTGTGACGACTGCCAAGAAAGCAGATACAATTCTTGAATCTGGGGCTGTCTATGGCACCTGAGGTCAATCATCCAAGCTGTGACCTGTCCCAACCCTGCTTACTTTAAGATATCTGATGGGCACAGAGCACTCAGGGATATGGCTGCTGGCTACTTTGGACTCTAGATCTCACAGGTAATCAACAGGTATCTGGGATTGAATTAGCAAACTGTACCATAGCTCCTTAAACAGACACTGTCAAGTATGAAATCATGTCAAGCATGAATCTTCACTGTCAGGTCAGAAATTGAAGTGGGAGTCTTCCCACATCAGCCAAGGTTATTTTGTCAGAACCTTAGAGGAGTTGGACAGTTTTTCATGTTGCAAGTGATTAGTTTACTTATTTCAGTCAAGCTGGATTGGCAAACCAGACTGATTTATTtagttatctttgtttttttgattctTATGTGTGTGCTAACCCAAAGCTGTTGTATTTGGGCTAAATACACTGACAGAGAAAATTCAAACGACAAaagttttcagaaaacttctgtggcattttttctttttggaagtaAATGCAAGATCTAAAGGTATTTCTACCCAACAAAGTCTGTTTAAGTGTttaatgttatttcctttttggtCCTATACAGAATGCTATGACTTCTATATAGGTCTGAATGCTGCTCCATGTAGATTCCTTCtgtatatctaaaaatatatacttttcagTAGTTCAATACATGGTTAATCTTCCCACAGAGGAAGATTTTTGTAATCACATGTTGCAAAGTAGAAAACATCTCCTttctaagaaaggaaatatactttCCTATTGTACACTTTTGAATAAGCCCAAAGGCATGCACCAAAAATCATTATTAAAACTAATACATGCAATAAAATGGTGTAGAGTTAGACTTAAAGTGCtgcttctcaatttttttaatttgaagaagaCATTTTGTCAGTTGTAGACTCAAAGATCTTTCCCccacccaccctccccaccccctggcattaagagagaaaagtaaaaagtatgCATAAATCTTTTAACTATTCTTTACATGGGGGAAAGAACAGATATATCAACTATCCTATGTATCAACTGGATTCCCAGttttaaataaaaccaatatTTACTGGTAAAAATTGTCAAAGCGAATACACCCAAACAAATGTTACTAGTAAATAAATGTTCTACATAGAGAATAATTTACTTTGGTTTTATGCGCCTTCTCAAAAATAACACTAGTGTCCCAACGTCACCAAACTGATGTGTTCCAGCAAAGTTGTAAGGCAAATCTTTTTTTCCCTAGTGACATCTTGTTTCCCAACAGACAAAACTAAAATCTTTTGGTGAGGAAGGGGTTAAGATAATGGCTAACCCCTTGGCATCCTGAGCATTGTGGTTTATCAAACTCTACCCTGCTAAAAATTGTCAGGCACCCTGACCCCTGCCTTGAACCAGGAATGGCTCCCATGTCTAGAGATGCCCTGACTCCTTATAAATAGCTTTCAGAACTTtgcttctttttcccttctctctggaTGTTATAATGTCTAACGAAGCTGGTTGCAATGTCACATTTTGCTAGTAGGGGCCACCATCTAACAATAATTCCAATATGAAAGGTTTTAAGCCAATAGTTGGTTCCTAATTTTATCAACGATTTGTACTAAAACTCTCTATAATTTACTTAGAGCAGAGATCTTTAACTTGGGTTTCAGAAGATGTGTGATGCCCCTGAGGTTGTATGCAAAAGTATTCAGGTacgtgcattttttttttttcctgggtagAGGATCCATCACACTTTCATCAGATTATCAAAGGTATCTGTGACCCCCAAAAAGGGTTATAGGGACTTAGAGGGATACCCGTAATTCATTTTATACCAGGACTGGGAAATGGgggcagaaaactaaaaatggccTCGAAAAAGGCCAGGGACAAATTGCTGATCTTTTCCCTTTATTCACATTGGGAAAATAAGTGCTTCAAACTGGGAAAAATCATTAATTAAGCTGGttaaactccattaaaaaacaatcaaatcactttctaaatttttttcatttttgatatgtGGCAAATTTCGTCTCCAAGAAAAGGTTCGGAGactgaatttttctcttttcctaaagGAAATTCATATACAGAATGCTGAATATCATCCACATTTAAAGATTTGACAACATAAAAGTTAGGTAACTCTTAATGATGTGAATCTTTAGCTTATGATTTTGAGTAAAGGATTATCTAGAATCAAATATACACTTATTAACCTTCATTTCTCAAAATTGGTCCATATTTAGACAACTACCTGGCACAATTTCACTAGATAAACCTAAAATCTGAATGACGGAAGTTAAACTTCTatccaaagtaaaaacaaagccaTAAGGTTCCACAATTGAATTGGCCACGAACATTCACACTATGTTATAGAGGACTTTCTCATTTCAAATACATCACTGAATGTTCAACAGAATTTGCAAACATAAGATCCAGAATGACTAGCAAAACATGCTAAGAGCATGTCAAAAAGTAAAACACCACCACTACCCCCCATCCGGAAACACACTCAGGCATTCCAAAAATAAACCAGATCTGAAAAGAGGCCTCTCACTTGGTTTTAAGTATGAGGTGTGTACAAAGCTATGAGAAagggaatataaaatgaaataaccaaataacttacaaaaaataattttagccaAAAACACGTATCTCTGTTCCATTGATAAAactatcaattaaaaaaattttttttgcaattcTGAACACCGTGTTGCATAATATCACCAAGACAAAAAATACGTTCACAGGTacactttttgttattttctttctagagCACATCTTTGAGATCATAAGACCGCATCTGGTTAAAATAAAGTCTCTTGCCCTTGCTTCCCTTCCCCCTCAAAGTGATTCAACCCTGAATTCCAAAAAGGAATATTCAATATAACCACTTCAAAACCAGTTATAACACTTAGACCATGAGGAAACTATATGAACGTTATGGAAAACTACATGAAAGAGGGAGCTGCCACTTGCCACCCACTTCACTTCCAGCTTTTTAAGCATGTACCCAGCTAGACTTCAGTGAAACAAACTAACACACCAAATCCAGGCCATCTCAGGCTAGAAGTTAAAACTCAAAGACATCatttcatatacacacatatatatttcctatCCTAAGTTTTAACTTTGTCTGTTTAAACAGTTTAATAAAGCTCACATTTACAAAGGATTTTATTGGCAAATAAAGGcccatattaaaaattttatcaaaacaaatttttgttttatacagCTAAcactaagaaatattttcttggccttataaagtatatttaattGCATATAATTTTTGCTTTGGGTGGAATATTGAAAACATAATTCtgcaagaaattagaaaagactAGAAACAAAAGTGAAAGTGACTAGCCTTAACTTTCAAAAAATCAAGTGCAAAGATAAATAGTGCAAATaatgaaaactagaaattttACAGGCAACTTTAGTCTTTCCTGCTTTTGCACTTTTACACATTGACAACTTTATAAACCCTAACAACTATATGCAGCATGGAAATGGGCTATCATTTATCTCCACTGACTAGACTTAAGGAAGCCTTTCAAAGACTTGTCTCACAGTCATTTAAATCACTAGTTCTTGACACAGGTTTGGGAATTCTCTTCTTTCTAAACAAATTTCTAAGGGAGGGGCTATTTAAGAAGGCTCTGCATTGACTTAATGAGTTATAGTATATaactattataatttaaaatctgacacaataaaatgtgaaaattatactAAAGTGCCAACTCTACAAAATAAGCTATAGTAAAAATAATCTTGCTATTGTTAATGAACTTGACATtcgtaaaaaagaaaaattaccttcGAAGTACAAAATCAGAACcacttttttgctatttttaaaagagatttttatcACTAACATACAGAGATGTGAGTAAAATGAAACTTCAAAGTAATCTGTCCAAATCACCAGGAAAAAATCCGTACTAAATTCGACAACAAAGAGTTAATCCAAACGTACTTGAATTatataacttaaaaacaaacattataGTAATTCTTtatcttaaataatttaaaacactaCTGGAATAATGGGAAAAGAAATCTAAACACTATCAGcttccctacaaaggacataagaACCTCCAAAATGTACTAACTTATTTAATTAACATTTGCCACCACTGAACTCTTgggaaaatacaattttaaagtaaGAGAGAAAGTGGGGAAACAGAAACATGAGTTTGGGGGGTATGTTGTCTAATTTTAGAAATAGAGTGTTATTGAGGGCCTCATAAGGTCCACAAGGTTAAATGGTTGCTATGGTtgcaaatgtgaaagaaataaaaaagatatctaAAATTGTAAGTTAGTGTTTTTACCTGGTTGTCTTCTTCTAAGAAATTTGTGTGGGCCAAAGTCTCAAAGTTCTATAAAAGCAAGGAATAATAGGTGTCTTTGCGGAGtacaaaatcaaataatttgaTCTAAGGACCATTTGAAAAGTAAAGGTAAACTATACTGTAACAAGAGCCCAAGAAAACAGATAGTATGTGTGATAAATATTTCTGATAGTTTAAAAAGAGTAACTGTGAAAAGcttgaaatgttcttttcttttcctcaaaataataactCCCCAGCACTCACTTGCCTTGACCAGAAAAGCTGTCATTCCACAATTGTGCTACTTAATTTGTCCCAGAAAAGCAGACATCCTATACATGAAAACAGACTTGTATAATGCATCATCATCATAACCCTAGCTATAGTAACTAACAATTTTCTCATAATCAATGAGGGATCCATTTTCTCTGGCTTTACTGAAACTTCCTTAGTGAAGATCGACTTCATTTCCTTAGCAAATAACTCTCAATCAGATTCCATCATAGTACCTTTTCCTACCTCTAGCAAAAATTCCTCCCACTTTACTTCCAAACCATTCCCTATATACCTCTCAAACCCCCATCCACAAACACATTAAACAGCTCTCCTCGTCCTACCCTCCAATTTCCAAACCAGTAAGTCTCAGTTCCCAGTAACTTACCTAAAATACACATACTTCTTACTCTCTTCAGTTCACAAGTTTCTTAACATTAATTTAGATACCTTCAAACTGCCAGCttaagaccatggggaaaatagCAATCGGAAAAAAACTGCCCAGTTACCTCATAATACTGAAATTGTTCTGGATCATCAGTTAGCTAAGTTCTAAGGCAGGAGTCAGAAATTTCTTTACTTCTCTCTGAAGAAGTAAGCTTGAGTGCCACTGGCAGGCCTACAGCAAgaataaaaaaggagagagaaacaaagaaaaaggatagGAGAAGATGCCAGATGTACATGGTAAGGAGGTAGGTCAAGTGCCACCAACTACCTGCACTGAAAATTGCCAATCCGCTCCAGCTGAATGGGAGTTTGACCCAAACTCAACATGTGTCTGATAAGTCATTAGCTGATGGCCACCATTGTTTGAGCTAGTCAAGATGAATAGGTAATTCACCTGTCCCATAACTTTAACTGCCACTTCACGATAAGGACATATTTTCTTAACTCCTCCTAGGATCCTTCTATGTTAATCTACCTTAGACCAAAACACACACTAATGAGAGTATTTCCATGCTTTTCACAATTCTAGAATATAAGGACTTGGTCCTTGAACTTGGAGGCCTCTTGAATTATTAAAGTGGAACCAAAATCAAGAAAGTTAAACTCTTTAGCCAAAAAATTTTTTCCATCTAATGTTACAAAATAAGCTAATTGCTAATAATTATCAAAACAATCTGTGTATTTATGAAAACATGAAAATCTTGTGATTCCAAAATGAGTGAAATACTTCTGATGTGTAAGAAGCAACTTTATTTTACATAGAGGATCACCACCATGTTTCTGCCTATCAACAGGACAATTTTCCACAAAAGCAAAGGACAtcagaaggaaaaatacaaaacaaaacaaataccaaaCATGgggacaaaataaaaatgaatgagtagTTATGACATTCTtgttaagaaaaatgttaacaagtGACCTTTGCCACACTCAAGCTTTCCTAAAGACATAAATTGCCTGGACCATTCAACATCAAAACTTGGTAGTTAGCTTAGCAGATTCACTGGCTTGGAAccaatcattatttcttttttcatctggtTGTTCTTGTATCATGAAATTCTACCTGACTCATGCTAATTCTGGCTTATTTTCACTTAGCCTGTAATAATCAAATTTCTGTTCAAAAAGAACGTGTCAAATGGCCTATGCCTTAAATTTAGGTTTTGTTTTAGGATCAATTAAATTCTTAAACATTAAAATcagcttttcttaaaaaatatatcactAATTCTGCAAAGAcgactttaaaataattaattcgTGAATAGCAGTGATCACTTTAGTTTTATAGCATACTTACGAATGGCCAAAACTTGGTTAATAtgcaatgaagaaaacagaaatactgtgatttaaaaattgataccCTTTAACAAATCTACACAAATAACTTTGGTGAATTTATTTACGTAAGCAATTCCAATAAATTCTCTCTCCTACTTATTTCACTCTCAAGGagatgtgtgtatctatatacatatgcacacacacaatgcatatatacatatatatgtgtgtgtgtatatgtatctctCCAAATTATGAAGATATTCAAATTTAGGGATAATAAACTATAAACGTTATACTCAGAGTTATCACCAACTATTCCAAACTTAAGTTGCTATACTCTTGTTTTAGCATCCTTTTACGTAGACGGCAAGATCTCATTCTGATactcaaaagattttaaaaaggggaaaaagtcaTCAGACTTGGTATCTCACTTTTTATGGtgaagaaaatcttaaaattatgttcacatgtaaaataaaatgaattgtgGAGCTATGAAAGCTACTAGAGCATCAATTTCAGATAGCCccattctaaaattatttggaaatgtgtgtgtatgtataaccTGAAAAAATGAATGGGAATATTGTAGACAAGAAGGTGAACCATGTGtggaagataaaaataatcaTGCCCGTACGGTAGGGTCACAGGGATAGCAGATAACCCAAAatgtcataaaagaaaaatgtgtttagaaAGTTTCAACAGGGCCAAAACACAAAATGTTAAAAgcacacaaacaaaaatgaatgagataatcCCCCCAAACATCAAGTTACATaacaaaataggaagaaaaaagttgacacagtatcttttaaaatacatcaaaTCTTAACTGacttaaaaaatgatataaagtGCTTGGGTCATGACACCCACCCAGATTCTCATTATCAACGGATTTatcttttcccctcccttccacccAAATTTAATTCAGTTTTCCTGAAGAAAAAGTACAGCATCCCtatattaataagaaa
The Chlorocebus sabaeus isolate Y175 chromosome 23, mChlSab1.0.hap1, whole genome shotgun sequence DNA segment above includes these coding regions:
- the IGIP gene encoding IgA-inducing protein homolog; translation: MCSYYHMKKRSVSGCNITIFAVMFSHLSAGNSPCGNQANVLCISRLEFVQYQS